Proteins from a single region of Amycolatopsis sp. CA-230715:
- a CDS encoding DMT family transporter, producing the protein MILLAVASACAYGIADFLGGTASRKANVFRVVAVSAPASLLVEVLLLPLLGARWNAGSLGWGAASGVASAFGFALFYYALAIGPMTIMAPITAIVSAALPVVVGLAEGERLSAAAIAGLPVAGCAIVLVTVKRDVAMVAISRRAFVVACLAGCAIALQLVMLDQAPHDSGIAPLVVGRSVSSVILLATAIAMRRRIGPGRPPMAVAAGAGCLDSLANLFFLLAARAGLLSISAAIVALYPVSTVILARVVLKEHISGTQWVGLTTAVVGVALLAQA; encoded by the coding sequence ATGATCCTGCTGGCGGTGGCCAGCGCTTGCGCTTATGGCATCGCCGACTTCCTTGGCGGAACGGCTTCGCGCAAGGCGAACGTGTTCCGGGTGGTCGCGGTGAGCGCGCCGGCCAGCCTGCTGGTCGAGGTCCTGCTCCTGCCCCTGCTGGGCGCGCGGTGGAACGCGGGTTCCCTCGGCTGGGGCGCGGCCTCGGGTGTCGCGTCCGCGTTCGGCTTCGCGCTGTTCTACTACGCGCTGGCCATCGGGCCGATGACGATCATGGCCCCGATCACCGCGATCGTGTCCGCCGCGCTGCCGGTGGTGGTCGGCCTCGCGGAGGGCGAACGCCTGTCCGCGGCCGCGATCGCGGGGCTGCCGGTCGCCGGGTGCGCGATCGTGCTGGTGACTGTCAAACGGGATGTCGCGATGGTGGCGATTTCCCGCCGGGCGTTCGTGGTCGCCTGCCTTGCCGGATGCGCGATCGCGCTCCAGCTCGTCATGCTGGACCAGGCGCCGCACGACAGCGGGATCGCGCCACTGGTGGTCGGTCGCTCGGTCAGCAGCGTCATCCTGCTCGCCACGGCGATCGCGATGCGCCGCCGGATCGGCCCCGGCCGTCCGCCGATGGCAGTGGCCGCCGGCGCGGGGTGCCTGGACTCGCTGGCGAACCTGTTCTTCCTCCTGGCCGCTCGTGCCGGTCTGCTCAGCATCAGCGCGGCGATCGTCGCGCTCTACCCGGTGTCGACGGTGATTCTCGCCAGGGTGGTGCTGAAGGAGCACATCAGCGGGACGCAGTGGGTCGGCCTGACCACCGCGGTCGTCGGTGTCGCCCTGCTGGCCCAGGCGTGA
- a CDS encoding cytochrome P450, which produces MAPLNALLFGSEDDPYPIYRALREDGPLVRARFGEWLVPRHADVSALLRDSRLSSEFPGEYARLSLPDSPAVDFLERIMLTRNPPAHTGLRRYLSQAFAEPSVRRLREYVSEHADRLLAPALDGEPVDVVEDLGVPLPVLVICALIGVPEADQHDVWTRVATLNRAFDVPNRTAADIEAMNSGLPWLRDYVQRLLDDGRASAAGNPLSTMRARGEDPESLHDADFVDNVLFVLHAGVETSMGLVSNGCAALLRHPDQLALLHADPRTVHTGIEEFLRYDAPIQSTTRLAKEPIVLGGRKVRPGRAVRLLLGAANRDEAVFERPEELDVTRSPNPHLGFGGGLHHCLGSALARLVGTTVFERMVAHSGSWTTEGEPVRRQHANLRSYARLPLRLNA; this is translated from the coding sequence GTGGCCCCGCTCAACGCCCTGCTGTTCGGCAGCGAAGACGACCCGTACCCGATCTACCGCGCCCTCCGCGAGGACGGCCCGCTGGTCCGCGCCAGGTTCGGCGAATGGCTGGTACCGCGGCACGCGGACGTTTCGGCTCTGCTGCGGGATTCCCGGCTCTCCAGCGAGTTCCCCGGCGAGTACGCCCGGCTTTCCCTGCCGGACAGCCCCGCCGTCGACTTCCTCGAACGCATCATGCTGACCAGGAATCCGCCCGCGCACACCGGCTTGCGCCGCTACCTGAGCCAGGCGTTCGCCGAGCCCTCGGTGCGCCGCCTGCGCGAATACGTCTCGGAGCACGCCGACCGCCTGCTGGCGCCCGCGCTCGACGGTGAGCCCGTCGACGTCGTCGAGGATCTCGGGGTTCCGTTGCCGGTACTGGTGATCTGCGCGCTGATCGGCGTGCCGGAGGCGGACCAGCACGACGTGTGGACCAGGGTGGCCACCCTCAACCGCGCGTTCGACGTGCCCAACCGCACCGCCGCCGACATCGAGGCGATGAACTCCGGGCTGCCCTGGCTGCGCGACTACGTGCAGCGGCTGCTGGACGACGGCAGGGCCAGCGCCGCGGGCAACCCGCTGTCCACCATGCGCGCCCGCGGCGAGGACCCGGAAAGCCTGCACGACGCCGACTTCGTGGACAACGTGCTGTTCGTGCTGCACGCCGGGGTGGAAACCAGCATGGGCCTGGTGTCCAACGGCTGCGCCGCACTGCTGCGCCATCCGGACCAGCTGGCGCTGCTGCACGCCGATCCCCGCACCGTCCACACGGGAATCGAGGAGTTCCTGCGCTACGACGCGCCGATCCAGAGCACCACCAGGCTGGCGAAGGAGCCGATCGTGCTCGGCGGCCGGAAGGTCCGGCCGGGGCGGGCGGTGCGGCTGCTGCTCGGCGCCGCCAACCGCGACGAAGCCGTGTTCGAGCGGCCGGAAGAACTCGACGTCACCCGCTCCCCCAACCCGCATCTCGGGTTCGGCGGCGGGCTGCACCACTGCCTCGGTTCGGCGCTGGCCAGATTGGTCGGCACCACCGTGTTCGAACGCATGGTCGCGCACTCCGGTTCCTGGACCACCGAGGGCGAACCAGTCCGCAGGCAACACGCCAACCTGCGCTCCTACGCCCGGCTTCCGTTGCGGCTCAACGCATAG
- a CDS encoding non-ribosomal peptide synthetase, whose translation MPTRASDLQLAYLYGELGDFVLGGPALTAEEYSCAPFDVDAFRAALATMMTRHEMLRAAFDADGHLEIQRADLTVPLEVRDLTGLPEADREPLLDRSRYEMRTEGPPLRGAAPFRIRVFDLGQEYRVHLQFRLLCMDGLSGEIFAKELRQILDGDGNLPAIGYSFPRYLDEQSGDGTALAAAREYWLGRLGELPPAPNLPAVGNPAPVTELHRRTRRLSPPVWDALARRTRENRLTPTVAVFAAFADVLRYWSRDPSFTVNMLHGDRPPVHPDIDKVLGNFSSTVLVACPKPGREQTFRDRARALRRQLFADLRHGAYSGVSVIRELNRREGTIDAAVMPVVFTSMLAVAPEESGVFLELLGWKQLDARIRTPQVAFDHQVYEAEGGLVLQWDTADELYPAGVLDDMFDAYVRLLTHLAEDENAWEGATFSLLPPNQARVRAAVNDTVVPIAPDTLHGPFFRQAARTPDATAVRTGSGVTTYQALERRALAIAAALRRRGTTEGETVGVRAERGDDQIAALLGVLAAGAAYVPVSPGWPAARQREVVRKAGIRTVLTEPGPDLGSANSVPLSEVDSVPLAGPVADDPEALAYVIFTSGTTGSPKGVMIRHRRAANTIADINSRFGVTAADRVLAVSDYTFDLSVYDVFGLLAAGGTIVVPDPDQAREVTHLHHLAASAGVTIWNSVPAYLAMLADFARTADRPPLPHLRLAMVSGDWAPLTIAQDLRELAPSARCVSLGGATEASIWSNCCDVPVDPPSDWVSVPYGFPLRNQRYHVLDGDLRDRPDWVAGELYIAGDGLADGYLFDEELTERAFRALPSGERIYRTGDTGRYWSDGTLEFLGRHDLQVKVNGFRVELTEIEARLLEHPAVTDAVVVAHRGQHGVTLVAYAVGGISGELSEWVGAALPSHAVPRVIEVVPSLPLTRNGKVDRAALAARAADTVSGVDVPIGPAPEGAVAVRLARIWEQLLGVAVRSADTSFFALGGNSLDAARLMNRIERDFGVRLPLATLFRASAVRELADAVEGVTAGKPDPSCLLPLAIGDGPPLVLVHPVGGDVLCYRALVDRLGTTYSVYGLRLPPGPPLTSLTDLAARYATELANALPRTDFPLVGWSLGGVVGQEVAARLGGGNPVVMIDPWVSAGSGEPVPDRELVAAFLTNLFDGEVPHLPGSDAYPRATDLLRAALPDHGGLPFDEVLDLFQTFAAMTRALLAHRPSDGAPTPSVLEAEDGLSGPAGRYLVPLREAGWADARFRRYRGDHFTVVSPEGAAELAEAIRALLTPG comes from the coding sequence TACGGCGAACTCGGCGACTTCGTTCTCGGCGGTCCCGCGCTGACCGCCGAGGAGTACTCGTGCGCACCGTTCGACGTCGACGCCTTCCGCGCCGCGCTCGCCACCATGATGACCAGGCACGAAATGCTGCGCGCCGCGTTCGACGCCGACGGCCACCTGGAGATCCAGCGCGCGGATCTGACGGTGCCGCTGGAGGTGCGCGATCTCACCGGCCTCCCCGAAGCAGACCGGGAACCGCTCCTCGACCGCAGCCGGTACGAGATGCGCACCGAGGGCCCTCCCCTGCGCGGCGCCGCGCCGTTCCGCATCCGGGTGTTCGACCTCGGCCAGGAGTACCGCGTGCACCTCCAGTTCCGGCTGCTGTGCATGGACGGGCTGTCCGGGGAGATCTTCGCCAAGGAACTGCGCCAGATCCTCGACGGCGACGGGAATCTGCCCGCGATCGGCTACAGCTTCCCGCGCTATCTCGACGAGCAGAGCGGCGACGGCACCGCGCTCGCCGCCGCGCGCGAGTACTGGCTCGGCAGGCTCGGCGAACTTCCCCCGGCGCCGAACCTGCCCGCCGTCGGCAACCCGGCGCCGGTGACCGAACTGCACCGCCGCACCCGAAGGCTCTCGCCACCGGTGTGGGACGCGCTCGCCAGGCGGACCCGGGAGAACCGGCTCACCCCCACCGTCGCGGTGTTCGCGGCGTTCGCCGATGTCCTGCGGTACTGGTCGCGGGACCCTTCGTTCACCGTCAACATGCTGCACGGCGACCGGCCACCCGTGCATCCCGACATCGACAAGGTGCTCGGCAACTTCAGCAGCACCGTTCTGGTGGCGTGCCCGAAACCCGGGCGGGAACAGACTTTCCGGGATCGCGCCCGCGCGTTGCGGCGGCAGCTGTTCGCCGATCTCCGGCACGGCGCCTACAGCGGGGTGTCGGTGATCCGCGAGCTGAACCGCCGCGAGGGCACCATCGACGCGGCCGTGATGCCGGTGGTGTTCACCAGCATGCTGGCCGTGGCGCCCGAGGAGAGCGGGGTGTTCCTGGAGTTGCTCGGGTGGAAGCAGCTCGACGCCAGGATCCGGACTCCGCAGGTGGCGTTCGACCACCAGGTCTACGAGGCAGAGGGTGGCCTGGTCCTCCAGTGGGACACCGCGGACGAGCTGTACCCGGCCGGGGTGCTCGACGACATGTTCGACGCCTACGTGCGGCTGCTCACCCACCTCGCCGAAGACGAGAACGCCTGGGAGGGCGCCACTTTTTCGTTACTGCCGCCGAACCAGGCCCGCGTGCGCGCCGCGGTCAACGACACGGTGGTTCCCATCGCACCGGACACGCTGCACGGACCGTTCTTCCGGCAGGCCGCGCGCACCCCGGACGCCACCGCCGTGCGCACCGGCTCGGGCGTCACCACCTACCAAGCGCTCGAACGACGTGCCTTGGCCATCGCGGCCGCGCTGCGTCGACGCGGCACGACCGAGGGCGAAACCGTTGGGGTGCGGGCAGAACGCGGGGACGACCAGATCGCCGCGCTGCTCGGGGTGCTCGCCGCCGGTGCGGCCTACGTCCCGGTTTCGCCGGGGTGGCCAGCCGCGAGGCAACGCGAGGTGGTGCGCAAAGCGGGCATCCGCACCGTGCTCACCGAACCGGGTCCCGATCTCGGTTCGGCGAACTCGGTTCCACTGTCCGAAGTGGACTCCGTCCCGCTCGCCGGTCCCGTGGCCGACGATCCCGAAGCACTCGCGTACGTCATCTTCACCTCGGGCACCACGGGGTCCCCGAAGGGGGTGATGATCCGGCACCGCCGGGCGGCCAACACCATCGCCGACATCAACTCCCGGTTCGGTGTGACGGCGGCGGACCGCGTACTCGCCGTCTCGGACTACACGTTCGACCTGTCGGTGTACGACGTCTTCGGGTTGCTCGCGGCGGGCGGCACGATCGTCGTGCCCGATCCGGACCAGGCAAGGGAAGTGACGCACCTGCACCACCTCGCCGCGTCCGCCGGGGTCACGATCTGGAACAGCGTGCCCGCGTACCTGGCGATGCTGGCCGACTTCGCGCGCACCGCGGACCGGCCGCCACTGCCCCACCTGCGGCTGGCGATGGTCAGCGGCGACTGGGCCCCGCTCACCATCGCTCAGGACCTTCGAGAACTGGCTCCCTCGGCGCGCTGCGTGAGCCTCGGCGGCGCGACCGAAGCCTCGATCTGGTCCAACTGCTGCGACGTCCCGGTGGATCCGCCGTCCGACTGGGTGAGCGTGCCGTACGGGTTCCCGCTGCGCAACCAGCGCTACCACGTGCTCGACGGCGACCTGCGCGATCGGCCGGACTGGGTGGCCGGTGAGCTGTACATCGCCGGTGACGGGCTCGCCGACGGGTACCTCTTCGACGAGGAGCTGACCGAGCGGGCGTTCCGCGCGCTGCCCTCCGGCGAGCGGATCTACCGCACGGGCGACACCGGGCGCTACTGGTCGGACGGCACGCTCGAGTTCCTGGGCAGGCACGACCTCCAGGTCAAGGTGAACGGCTTCCGGGTCGAGCTGACCGAGATCGAGGCCAGGCTGCTGGAGCACCCGGCGGTCACCGACGCGGTCGTGGTAGCGCACCGCGGGCAGCACGGGGTCACGCTCGTCGCCTACGCCGTCGGCGGGATCTCTGGCGAGCTGAGCGAGTGGGTCGGCGCCGCGCTCCCCAGCCATGCGGTGCCCCGCGTGATCGAAGTGGTGCCCTCGCTTCCGTTGACGCGCAACGGAAAGGTCGACCGGGCCGCACTCGCCGCGCGCGCGGCCGACACCGTGTCCGGTGTGGACGTCCCTATTGGACCAGCGCCCGAGGGCGCGGTCGCGGTGCGCCTCGCCCGGATCTGGGAGCAGCTTCTCGGTGTCGCCGTGCGGTCGGCGGACACCTCCTTTTTCGCACTGGGTGGCAATTCCCTGGACGCCGCGCGCCTGATGAACCGGATCGAGCGAGACTTCGGGGTGCGGTTGCCGCTCGCCACGTTGTTCCGGGCGAGCGCGGTACGCGAACTGGCCGACGCCGTCGAAGGGGTGACCGCGGGCAAACCGGACCCGTCCTGCCTGCTGCCGCTCGCGATCGGCGACGGACCGCCGCTCGTACTGGTGCACCCGGTGGGCGGCGACGTCCTGTGCTACCGCGCGCTGGTCGATCGGCTCGGCACGACCTACTCCGTGTACGGCCTCCGTTTGCCACCCGGGCCGCCACTCACCTCCTTGACCGACCTCGCCGCGCGGTACGCGACCGAACTCGCGAATGCGTTGCCGCGCACGGACTTCCCGCTCGTCGGCTGGTCGCTCGGCGGGGTCGTCGGTCAGGAGGTCGCCGCGCGGCTCGGCGGCGGGAACCCGGTGGTGATGATCGATCCGTGGGTGTCCGCCGGGTCGGGCGAACCGGTGCCGGACCGGGAGCTGGTGGCGGCGTTCCTGACCAACCTCTTCGACGGCGAAGTGCCCCACCTCCCCGGTTCGGACGCCTATCCGCGCGCAACGGACCTCTTGCGCGCCGCCCTCCCCGACCACGGCGGGCTGCCGTTCGACGAGGTACTCGACCTGTTCCAGACGTTCGCGGCGATGACCCGCGCGCTGCTCGCCCACCGGCCGTCCGATGGCGCGCCGACGCCGTCGGTATTGGAGGCCGAGGACGGCTTGTCGGGACCGGCGGGCCGCTACCTGGTTCCGCTCCGGGAAGCGGGCTGGGCGGACGCCCGGTTCCGCCGCTACCGCGGTGATCACTTCACCGTGGTGTCCCCGGAAGGCGCGGCGGAACTGGCCGAGGCGATCCGCGCGCTGCTCACACCGGGCTGA
- a CDS encoding methyltransferase — protein MTSRQRLDLQSVVRLSELADYIVPFTIRVVGELGVADELVAGPRPVAEIAEATGAHAPSLCRALRALAARGIFTEVTPETFALTPLAEPLRSDHPLSLRPAYPLLACDVAAWSRFDHSIRTGGAAFDEVHGQDYWTYLAEHPEESGRFDASQQAATRLELRSILPAYDWASAGDLIDVGGGNGAFLAGILARFKSLRGKVYDLPHVAAGAAKLFADAGVSERAEAVGGSFLESVPAGADTYLLKRVLYHWEDDDAVRLLSNVRAAMGEGSRLLVLEPVVGPTMDEFPTGRLYDLLLLAMAGGGARGQEQIEALLQRAGLRWDRLISTPMLPIIEVSPV, from the coding sequence GTGACCAGTCGACAGCGCCTTGATCTCCAGTCGGTAGTGCGGTTGTCGGAGCTGGCGGACTACATCGTGCCGTTCACCATCAGGGTGGTCGGCGAGCTGGGCGTCGCCGACGAACTGGTGGCGGGCCCGCGGCCGGTCGCCGAGATCGCGGAAGCCACCGGCGCGCACGCGCCCTCGCTGTGCCGGGCGTTGCGCGCACTGGCGGCGAGGGGGATCTTCACCGAGGTCACCCCGGAAACCTTCGCGCTGACGCCGTTGGCCGAACCGCTGCGCAGCGACCACCCGCTGTCCCTGCGCCCGGCCTACCCGCTGCTGGCCTGCGACGTCGCGGCCTGGTCGCGGTTCGACCACAGCATCCGCACCGGCGGCGCGGCGTTCGACGAGGTGCACGGCCAGGACTACTGGACCTACCTCGCCGAACACCCGGAGGAAAGCGGCCGGTTCGACGCCTCCCAGCAGGCCGCGACGCGGCTCGAACTGCGCAGCATCCTGCCCGCCTACGACTGGGCGTCCGCCGGTGACCTGATCGACGTCGGCGGCGGCAACGGGGCCTTCCTCGCCGGTATCCTCGCGCGGTTCAAATCGTTGCGCGGCAAGGTGTACGACCTCCCGCACGTGGCGGCGGGAGCGGCGAAGCTGTTCGCCGACGCGGGCGTGTCCGAGCGGGCCGAAGCGGTCGGCGGCAGCTTCCTGGAGTCGGTACCCGCCGGTGCGGACACCTACCTCCTCAAGCGCGTGCTGTACCACTGGGAGGACGACGACGCCGTGCGGTTGCTGAGCAACGTGCGCGCGGCGATGGGTGAGGGTTCCCGGCTGCTCGTGCTCGAACCGGTGGTGGGGCCGACGATGGATGAGTTCCCCACCGGCAGGCTCTACGACCTGCTCCTGCTCGCGATGGCGGGTGGTGGCGCACGCGGTCAGGAGCAGATCGAGGCGCTGCTGCAGCGGGCAGGCCTGCGCTGGGACCGCCTGATCAGCACCCCGATGCTGCCGATCATCGAGGTCAGCCCGGTGTGA
- a CDS encoding inosamine-phosphate amidinotransferase 1, translated as MSLVSVHNEWDPLEEVIVGIADGARVPSPDIGLFALDYAEHEEDLEDIPTGPYDARVIEEANEDLEGFAELLRAEGVTVRRPAVTDHAKGFGTPDWTSDGEYNYCPRDVLLAIGETVIETPMVLRSRYFEPYAYREILLDYFRSGANWISAPKPRLLDETYTVRPERGSVLNNHEPLFDAANVLRIGKDIAYLVSGSGNELGGEWLRRVLGDEYRVHPITGVYDGTHIDTTITLVRPGLVVLNPERIREDQVPRIFASWDVLWCPENVDTGYAFPYPRASIWQSGLNFVMVRPDLAVVNDLQRPLIRALEKKHVTVAPLPMRHARTLTGGFHCVSLDVRRTGSLEDYS; from the coding sequence GTGTCGCTCGTCAGCGTGCACAACGAGTGGGATCCGCTGGAAGAAGTGATCGTGGGCATCGCGGACGGTGCCCGGGTTCCTTCTCCTGACATCGGCCTTTTCGCCCTCGACTACGCCGAGCACGAAGAAGACCTGGAGGACATCCCGACCGGTCCCTACGACGCCCGCGTCATCGAGGAGGCGAACGAGGACCTGGAAGGGTTCGCCGAGCTGCTGCGCGCCGAGGGCGTGACGGTCCGGCGGCCCGCCGTGACGGATCACGCCAAGGGTTTCGGCACACCGGACTGGACCTCGGACGGCGAATACAACTACTGCCCGCGCGACGTCCTGCTGGCGATCGGCGAAACGGTCATCGAGACGCCGATGGTGCTGCGGTCCCGCTACTTCGAGCCCTACGCGTACCGCGAAATCCTGCTCGACTACTTCCGCAGCGGCGCGAACTGGATTTCGGCGCCGAAACCCCGGCTGCTCGACGAAACCTACACCGTGCGTCCCGAGCGGGGTTCGGTGCTGAACAACCATGAACCGCTCTTCGACGCCGCGAACGTCCTCCGGATCGGCAAGGACATCGCATACTTGGTCTCCGGCAGCGGGAACGAGCTCGGCGGCGAGTGGTTGCGGCGGGTGCTCGGCGACGAATACCGGGTCCACCCGATCACCGGTGTCTACGACGGCACCCACATCGACACCACGATCACGCTCGTCCGGCCGGGGCTCGTCGTGCTCAACCCCGAGCGGATCCGCGAAGACCAGGTGCCCCGGATCTTCGCGAGCTGGGACGTGCTCTGGTGCCCGGAGAACGTCGACACCGGATACGCGTTTCCGTACCCGCGCGCGTCGATCTGGCAGAGCGGGCTGAACTTCGTCATGGTCAGGCCGGATCTGGCGGTGGTCAACGACCTCCAGCGCCCGCTCATCCGCGCGCTGGAGAAGAAGCACGTCACCGTCGCCCCGCTGCCGATGCGCCACGCGCGCACGCTCACCGGCGGGTTCCACTGCGTGTCCCTCGACGTGCGGCGGACCGGGTCGCTCGAGGACTACAGCTGA